A genomic stretch from Falco naumanni isolate bFalNau1 chromosome 6, bFalNau1.pat, whole genome shotgun sequence includes:
- the SLC1A4 gene encoding neutral amino acid transporter A: MEEAAEGKAGNGPNGYAEGPAAAERGGGGRLGGCRAFLRRNALVVLTVSGVVAGVALGAAVRGAALGPAQVAYLAFPGELLLRMLRMVILPLVVCSLVSGAASLDTRSLGRLGGIALAYFLGTTLLASGLAVALGFIVRPGAGASALNAPELGLPGAVPTTKETVDSFLDLVRNLFPSNLVAAAFRTYATEYKMLLRNTTSGNVTEEKVPVGTEIEGMNILGLVLFALVLGVALKKLGQEGEDLIRFFNSFNEATMVLVSWIMWYVPIGIMFLVGSKIVEMEDIVLLVTSLGKYIFASILGHFIHGGIILPLIYFASTRQNPYRFLLGLITPLTTAFATCSSSATLPSMIKCIEENNGVDKRISRFILPIGATVNMDGAAIFQCMAAVFIAQLNNVDLNPGQIFTILVTATASSVGAAGVPAGGVLTIAIILEAIGLPTNDLSLILAVDWIVDRTTTVVNVEGDALGAGILNYLNEKEKKDKEQELKEVNVEAVANSKSEGETSPLVTHKNQVSNTTSTADPESKESVL, from the exons ATGGAGGAGGCGGCTGAGGGGAAGGCGGGAAACGGCCCCAACGGCTACGCggaggggccggcggcggcggagcgcggcggcggcggccggctggggggctgccgggcTTTCCTGCGGCGCAACGCGCTGGTGGTGCTCACGGTGTCGGGGGTGGTGGCCGGCGTGGCGCTGGGCGCCGCCGTGCGCGGCGCGGCGCTGGGCCCGGCGCAGGTGGCCTATCTGGCCTTCCCCGGCGAGCTGCTGCTGCGGATGCTGCGCATGGTGATCCTGCCGCTGGTGGTGTGCAGCCTGGTGTCGGGGGCCGCCAGCCTGGACACCCGCTCGCTGGGCCGCCTGGGCGGCATCGCGCTCGCCTATTTCCTGGGCACCACGCTGCTGGCCTCCGGCCTCGCCGTCGCCCTCGGCTTCATCGTCCGCCCCGGCGCCGGCGCCTCTGCCCTCAACGCCCCCGAGCTGGGGCTGCCGGGCGCCGTGCCCACCACCAAGGAGACGGTGGACTCCTTCCTGGACCTCGTCAG aaacCTGTTTCCTTCAAATCTTGTTGCTGCAGCTTTCCGAACG TATGCAACAGAATATAAGATGCTGCTCAGAAATACTACCTCTGGAAATGTCACAGAGGAAAAG GTCCCTGTGGGTACTGAAATTGAAGGGATGAATATCCTGGGACTGGTGCTGTTTGCTCTGGTTTTAGGAGTGGCTCTGAAAAAGCTTGGCCAGGAAGGGGAAGATTTGATTCGCTTCTTTAATTCATTCAATGAGGCAACTATGGTCTTGGTTTCCTGGATTATGTG GTATGTACCTATTGGCATTATGTTCCTTGTCGGGAGCAAGATTGTGGAAATGGAAGATATTGTGCTTCTGGTGACCAGTCTGGGAAAATACATCTTCGCCTCTATTCTGGGCCACTTCATCCATGGAGGAATCATTCTGCCgcttatttattttgcatcCACACGTCAAAATCCATATCGCTTCCTCTTAGGGCTTATCACACCACTAACCACTGCTTTTGCCACTTGCTCCAG CTCAGCCACTCTCCCATCGATGATCAAGTGTATTGAGGAGAACAATGGAGTCGACAAGAGGATCAGCAGGTTTATCCTTCCCATTGGGGCGACTGTAAACATGGATGGAGCTGCTATTTTTCAGTGCATGGCAGCTGTGTTTATTGCTCAGCTGAACAATGTCGACCTCAACCCTGGGCAAATCTTCACAATTCT TGTGACAGCTACTGCATCCAGCGTAGGCGCAGCCGGGGTCCCAGCCGGAGGAGTCCTCACCATCGCCATCATTTTGGAGGCCATTGGACTTCCAACCAACGATCTCTCCTTGATATTAGCAGTGGACTGGATTGT GGACCGAACCACCACAGTTGTGAATGTGGAAGGGGATGCCCTAGGAGCAGGCATCCTTAATTAcctgaatgagaaagaaaagaaagacaaagagcAGGAGCTAAAGGAAGTCAACGTAGAAGCAGTTGCTAACAGCAAGTCTGAAGGGGAAACGTCGCCTTTGGTAACCCACAAAAATCAAGTCTCCAACACAACCAGTACAGCAGACCCGGAATCCAAGGAATCGGTGTTGTGA